In Candidatus Binataceae bacterium, a single genomic region encodes these proteins:
- the thrC gene encoding threonine synthase, with protein sequence MAAAKNKDSEPRLFYWRGLIEHYRRFLPVTDSTPVITLNEGNTPLIEAPALAERIGPDIKVYFKYDGANPTGSFKDRGMTVAVSKAVGEGAKAVICASTGNTAASAAAYAGRAGIKAYVLIPKGSVALGKLSQSVMHGARVLEIIGNFDICLKVVRDLAERDPLRIRLVNSVNPDRIAGQKTAAFEICDQLGDAPTHHFLPVGNAGNITAYWAGYQEYKQEGFATRVPKMMGYQAAESAPIVVGHPIDDPHTVATAIKIGNPASWKSATAARDESGGIIDMVTDAEILAAYRLIATGGVFAEPASAASVAGLLKFGATGGIKPGSVVVCTLTGHGLKDPDTALKNLSNTIVCEPDLNKVMKIIDGD encoded by the coding sequence ATGGCCGCCGCGAAAAACAAGGATTCCGAGCCGCGTCTGTTTTACTGGCGCGGACTGATCGAGCATTACCGCCGCTTCCTGCCCGTCACCGATTCGACGCCCGTCATCACGCTCAACGAAGGTAACACGCCGCTGATCGAGGCGCCGGCGCTGGCGGAGCGCATCGGCCCAGATATAAAGGTTTACTTTAAGTATGACGGCGCCAATCCCACCGGATCATTCAAAGACCGCGGGATGACGGTCGCCGTGTCGAAAGCGGTGGGCGAGGGCGCCAAGGCCGTCATCTGCGCTTCGACCGGCAATACCGCCGCATCGGCGGCGGCGTATGCGGGCCGCGCCGGAATTAAAGCATATGTTCTGATTCCCAAAGGATCGGTCGCGCTTGGCAAGCTGTCGCAAAGCGTGATGCATGGCGCGCGCGTGCTCGAAATTATCGGCAACTTCGACATCTGCTTGAAGGTCGTGCGCGATCTCGCCGAGCGCGACCCCCTGCGGATTCGCCTCGTGAACAGCGTCAATCCCGATCGTATCGCGGGGCAGAAGACCGCCGCGTTTGAGATTTGCGACCAGCTCGGCGACGCTCCGACGCATCATTTCCTGCCCGTCGGCAACGCCGGTAATATCACCGCGTACTGGGCTGGCTACCAGGAGTACAAGCAGGAAGGTTTCGCGACTCGGGTTCCGAAGATGATGGGCTACCAGGCGGCGGAATCCGCACCGATCGTCGTCGGCCATCCGATTGACGATCCGCATACCGTCGCGACCGCGATCAAAATTGGCAATCCGGCGTCCTGGAAGAGCGCGACGGCCGCGCGCGACGAATCCGGCGGGATCATCGACATGGTTACCGACGCGGAGATCCTCGCGGCGTATCGGCTGATCGCGACGGGCGGCGTTTTTGCCGAGCCTGCCTCCGCGGCCTCAGTCGCCGGCCTGTTGAAATTCGGCGCGACGGGCGGAATCAAACCGGGGTCCGTAGTCGTCTGTACTCTCACCGGCCACGGCCTCAAGGATCCCGACACTGCGCTCAAGAATCTCAGCAACACGATTGTCTGCGAGCCGGACCTCAACAAGGTGATGAAGATCATCGATGGCGATTAG